The DNA region GCGAATTCCACGGAGGACGGCGAGGTCTGCTTGAGGTCCGGCAGCACCAGGGAGTCCACGGTGCGGTGCTCCTCCTTGGCCTCGGCCGACATCACGGCCTCGTCCTTGCCCCCGGCGGCCTTGTAGGCGGGGTAGAAGATCTGCTCTTCGATGGTGGTGTGGACCAGCAACTCGATCTCGATCTTCTGCAGCAGTTCGGTGCGGGTCTTGACCCCGCGCTCGGTGGTGCTGCCGAGGCGTTCGAGAAGGGCTTTAACGGTGACGTGGTCCTGCTTGAGCAGTTCGATTGCATTCATGGTCGTGTCCTCATCGGTTGCGGAGGCCGGTCCGTGCCGGCGCCTCTCCTAATGACTGACGCGCGTGCGGCGAAGCGGTTCAAGCTCTTTTCGGGGGCTGGGCGGGCTGCCTGGCGGCTGAAGCCGCCCTGCAGGTGCGGTGCAGCCGGCCGTGGGTCGGGTGCGACCCGACGGGCCCGGGCACGACGCGATTCAGGAATGGATCGACGAGCTCACCGCGTCCGCCGCCATGCCCAGGCAGTCGATCTCGTGGATCATCCCGGTGGCCAGCGCGGCTTCGGCATCGAGGATGCGCGGCGCGGCCTTGAGGTAGTCGAGGATGTCCAGCGGCTCGGCCGCCATGGGCGTGCGCTCGGCGACGATGCGCGCATAGAGGTGCAGGTCGTAGTCCAGGCTCATGGCGTATTCCGACATCCGCGCGTGGTCCACCGAGCCGTTGAGGTTCCAGTGGAAGGGGTGGAAGAGGAACTTGCTGTGCTGGCACGCGCTGCGTCGCTCGCCGGCGAGGAAGATGATGTTGCCCATGGACTCCACCGTGCCCAGGTTGTGGGTGCGCACGGGGATGGGCAGCGAGATGAGGAAGTTGTACAGGGAGAATCCGTAGCTGCACTCGCCGCCCATGGTGGCGATCTTGATCACCAGCTCGTCGGCGCCCTGCTGCACGGCCTGGGTGCAGCGCTCGATGAGCTGGCCGCTGGTGGTGGAGTTGATCGGCGCGGTGAAATGCACGATGTGGCTGGCCATGGCTGCCCTCCTTTCTTGGCGGTGGTCACGGGTCACTCACGCGTGAGCGCTCAGCGTGGCGGGCTGTCCGGGGCATCGGTGGTGGCCGGCCGGTCCTCGGTGGAGGGGGTGCGCGGTGCCTGCCAGTCCGGGTGCAGCTCGGCGGGTATGCCTTCGCGCTCCCGGGTGGGCGGTTCACGGTCGGCGGTCGGGCTCGATTCGACGCAGCGGTTGTCGGTGTTGCGGGGTAGGTCGCTCATGGTCGGCTCCTGTGGACGGGGGGCTTCGGTGGATGACGTCGGTGGATCGTCGTCTTCGGTGGAGCCGCGACCGCCGCTGGTTGTTCCACCAATCCGTTGACCGGCGACGGCGGGCCGGACCGATCATCCCGTCACCTGAACTCCCCCGGATCGGCCGCAGTCATTCCAGCATCCCCCCTCGGAGGACCCCACCATGCACACGCACTATGAAGGCCTGGCCACCCTCGTCTACGTCCCCGGCAACACGGGCTCGTCGAGCATGCCGACCGCCAGCAGCGCCGCCGTGGTGCTCGACGAAACCATCCCCGGCATCTTCAGCGTCACCTGCGACCTCGACCTGGGCGATGCCGACGAGCTGCGCATCACCCTGCCCAACGGACGCAGCGTCGAGGGCGTGATCACCTACAAGGATGGGCGCACGCTCAACATCGTGACCCGCAGCTGAGGATCGGCACATGAATCCAGCGCGCACAGCCGCCTTGCAGGAAGCCTTGTGGATCGCCCTGGAGGCCACCCTGGCGGCCGCCGAGGAAGCGGGGATGGAGCGCGAGCAGCTGCTCGCCGCCGCCCGGGGCATCGCCGCCTCGGCAGTGAAGGGCGGCTCCGGCCAGGCCGAGGCGCTGATCGCCCAGGCCGCCTTGCGCCGGCACATCGGCCAGCGGGCCTGAGCGGCAGCCCCCGGGGCGCCCTCAACAATTGACGCGGTGCCAATAAATTCCTTGAGCAGGGGGCGCGGATCGTGGTGTCTTGCGCCTGGAGCGGAGCGGTGGATGGCGCCCGGCTCGGGGATGGATGTGCACGGGCGGAGAACCGAAACGTGGTAGCTGGATATCTTGGGCAATTCCTGGCGATCGCCAACGACCCCTCGCGCAGCTGGGCGAACCGGCTGGCGGCGATGCGCATGGCGCTCAGGAAGGCCACGCAGCAGCACGAGCAGCAGCAACGCGAACTCTGGAGCCGGCGCCGCAGGATGCGCCAGCACCTGCCCTTCACCCGCACCCTCCTCAAGGAACTCGAAGCCGCGCAACACGAACAGCTGGCCACCTACCAGGCGCTGCTGCGCTCGGCCGGCAGCCTGCTGGTCGCCAGCGAGGCGCAGGTGCTGGACGCCCTGGGCAGGCAGCGCCTGCTGGACCTGCTCGGGGTCAACCCGGTGCACCGGCGGCGCATCCCCGGCAACGTCGAGCGCCTGCTCTGCGCCGTGGTGCTGCAGGGCCTGGAGGACAGCGCCCGGCAGTTCAGCGGGCGACGCTTCCCTGGGCCCCGGAGCGGCCCCCTGGCCCGCGCCTTCAACGAAGTGATGGCCTGCGCCACCCTGCAGAAGCTGCGCAACAGCCGCGGCCAGGCCTGCCGCGCGGCGAACGCCCCGTCGCAGCGGCACGCCGAATACGCCACGCCGGTGCTGACGGTGCACAACGCCGACGGCAGCCGCCAGGTCTACCCGCTGCGCTGAGACCCGTTCACGCCGCGCATACCTCCCTCACACAGGCCCGCAACCAGCGATGCGCCGGGTCGGCGTCCATCCTCGGGTGCCAGAGCATGGAGACCTGGATCGGCGCGACGTCCAGCGGCAACGGGAAGCTGAACAACCCGGCCCGCAGGCTGCCGCTGTGGCGCTCCGGCACGGTGGCGATCAGATCGGAGGCGCGGGCCAGCGCCAGGGCCGCCGAGAAGCCGCCCACCAGGGTGACGATGTCCCGCGCGAGGCCCGCAGCCTTCAGCGCCTCGTCCACCGGGCCACGGTCCTTGCCGCGTCGCGACACCAGCACATGGCGCCCGCCGGCATAGCGCTCGGCGGTGATGGCGCCACGGGTCAGCGGGTGGCCCTCGCGCACCACGCCGAC from Pseudomonas tohonis includes:
- a CDS encoding hemerythrin domain-containing protein; this translates as MNAIELLKQDHVTVKALLERLGSTTERGVKTRTELLQKIEIELLVHTTIEEQIFYPAYKAAGGKDEAVMSAEAKEEHRTVDSLVLPDLKQTSPSSVEFAGRAKVLKELLEHHIEEEEKEMFPQAAKLLGKQKLAELGAEMEALKKSMKQDLQGKAA
- a CDS encoding ATP-dependent Clp protease proteolytic subunit, with translation MASHIVHFTAPINSTTSGQLIERCTQAVQQGADELVIKIATMGGECSYGFSLYNFLISLPIPVRTHNLGTVESMGNIIFLAGERRSACQHSKFLFHPFHWNLNGSVDHARMSEYAMSLDYDLHLYARIVAERTPMAAEPLDILDYLKAAPRILDAEAALATGMIHEIDCLGMAADAVSSSIHS